The Coregonus clupeaformis isolate EN_2021a unplaced genomic scaffold, ASM2061545v1 scaf0052, whole genome shotgun sequence DNA segment ctcttaaagaagaagttacaggtctgtgagagccagaaatcttgcttgtttctaggtgaccaaatacttattttccaccataatttgcaaataaattcattaaaaaatcctacaatgtgattttctggaaaaaaattctcaatttgtctgtcatagttgatgtgtacctatgatgaaaattacaggcctctctcatctttttaagtgggagaacttgcacaattggtggctgactaaatactttttttccccactgtatatggacactcaatcactatggtattttttattggtaaatttacaaacgtatataatgataaatagatttgaaacttgtatctcattatggtacatggtgaaataagtatagccagttataattgtaatggcttagcaaaTAAcgaaagaagaacaatatttacatggttcaaagagaaggaatataatatctattgtttacaggaaactcattcaacaattctagatgaagttgcgtggaaaaaggaatgggggggcgaaatatacttctcccatgggcaaagaaactcaaaagtggtgatgatattaattaacagtaatttcgatccgaatgtgcaaatgtatgtggattattttaaatatgttattggaccataaacagatatggctcattaacctttacggaccaaataatgatgatccacacttctttgacaatataaattatcaaccctggaagcaattcaagactctattattatggtgggagaatataataccgttttaaatagctcaatggaccataaaggaaatcacactacaaacaatcacccttaTGCTCtaaaggaaatcgtgaatgtcatggatgcattagaactagtagatatatggaggcttaaatatcctgatctagtgtgtaatatatatatggcggagactcaatcaagctagtcgtcttgacttctttcttatgtcattctcgttggcaccaaaagtttaaaaagtgttgataggggacagaatgcggtcggaccatcatataattggcatatacattactcttactgaatttccacatgggaaaacaaaagcaatttaggtcaaaagagtccatactaacaaaggaaatagaaggtctaacagaacagatagatagcaataaaaactgtaacatagaggctcagaataaattagaggaaaaacaaaaagaaatggagaaacttattcaagaaagatcaagtgtaatatattataaaaaataaagcaaactggatggaatatggggaaaaatgcaccaaattcgtttttaatcttcaacataggaatgctaccataAATAATtaactgaaactggttacaaatgaaggagtcacccatgattcaccaaattatattttgaaggaggaaacaaagtactttaagcatatgttttcgtttcagtcgcctcatctcctctaactgaagctcattgtagagattttttttctattgataatgtaaaattaacagccatacagaaagactcatgtgaaggtgaaattacagaggaggaacttctggatgcaattaaagactttatgtctgggaaaactccagggttggatggcataccagtcaaggtataccaaacctttttttgatatactcagaggaccgttattagcatgttgtaaccactcctatgtaaatggtaggttatcagacactcaagaataaggttgatttaattattactgaaacaggatagaagtggaaaatataaagatcgagtccattaaaaaaattgttggccccttacacttcagtgtggtgatgcaaaatgtatagcgcatagaattaaaaaggtattgtcggacattattcattctaatcagacaggttttttacatggaagatacattggagataatataagacaagtactggaaacaaaagaacgctatgaaaaatctgggaaaccaggcctggtattcatggcagacttcgaaaaggcatttgataaagtacgactggggtttatatataaatgcctggagcatttcaaatTTGGAGAAtgtcttataaaatgggttaaaatcatgtatagtaaccctaggtgtaaaatagtaaataatggctatttctcagaaagttttaaactgtcaagaggagtgaaacaaggttgtccactatcggcatatctattaattatggccatcgagacgttggctattaaaatcagatccaacaataatatcaagggattagaaatccagggcttaaaaacaaaggtgtcattgtatgctgatgattcatgttttcttttaaatccacaactagaatccctccacagcctcatagaggatctagatacattttctaacccctctggattacaaccaaattatgataaatgtactatattatgtattggatcacaaaaaaataaaaattttacagtaccatgtagtttaccaataaaaatggtctgatggtgatgtgggtATACTCAGAAtaaatatcccaaatgaaataaatgatctcactccaataaattttaatagaaagttagcaaaaatagataagatcttgctaccatggaaaggtaaatacctgtcaatttgtggaaaaatcacccttatttaactctttagtattatcccagtttacctatttgcttatggtcttgcctacgcttagcgaacagttttttaaaattatatgagaaaaatattcaattttatttggaacggcaagccagacaaaattaaacgggcctatttataatatgaattcggaggacagaaattatcaaatattaaagcattagacctatcactaaaagcttcagtcatacaaaagttatacttaaatccgaactggttctctagcaaattagtaagattgtctcacccaatgttcaagaatggcctttttccctttattcagattacaacctctcactttaagttatttgaaaaggaaatcatctcccaaatatcactatttctaaaacaagccatagaaagttggttgcaatttcaatttaatcctccagaaacgacagaacaaataatgcaacaaatattgtggttaaattcaaatatactaattgacaaaaaacctttattttttgacagaatgtttaaaaaaggtttaatcttcgtaaatgatatcatcggtaggactggtggagttatgtcgcacatgcagctaacaaaaacatatggaaatgtctgctctacccaaaattacaaccaaataattgcagcattaccgcaaaaatggaagcggaaagcggaagggggaaaaagtaaggaacttgtctgtcggccttgcattaaagaacataattggttaaagaaaactgtgataaataaaaaagtataccagtttcatttaaggaccaaaggattgacagccgtcccatatagattgcaaaatagttgggaagagatttttttacataccgatcccatggcatagtgtttatgaactgatacgccaaacgacgctggattcaaaacttttttttttttctatttaaattagtatataaaattcttgctaccaatagaatgttatttatatgggggatacaatcttcccagctctgcagattttgcgacgaagagacagaatcattagatcatttgttttgggactgtccatttgtagcttgtttttggacacaggtccaggaatggctaaaggattgcaatatttacctgcagatagcattactgggtgatctgaaaagtcatagtcaatcgatcaataatataataatacttttagcaaaaatgtttattttcaatttacgatctgtagaaacaatgagaatagaaaggttcagaacttttgtaaaacatcacagtacagttgaaaaatatatggcaaatagaaatccaatatggatggtgttaagagatagatgggtggtgttgaatggagttgggactaataacaactaacacaactaataacaagataactaataatgtaagcatactgtgtccataataagtatataggttgtatgttgggagcttttgggaaagagcacagttagaaagatatggcatatagaagcaaaccggatggacatcatgaaaatgatcggagaggatGAGggtggaggaagttcaggagtaaaaacaaacaaaatagaattattgtaaaattgactgtgcccataaaatgtatatagtatgtataaactggaagtagaggcctaagcgttgttgttcactagtttactccaattagggaaggggtggtggagttggaaagtaataaagggaaatatatttttaaaaagtgtgtgtgtgcgcgaggggggaaaaaaaccatatgggggattggaagtgatgcagacaattacattgatggaagttacaattacattttagtcatttagcagacgctcttatccagagcgacgtacagttagtgagtgcatacattttccttaatttttttatttgtttcatacttttttcatactggcccccccgtgggaatcgaacccacaaccctggcgttgcaagcgccatgctctaccaactgagctacaggaggcctacaatctatctgcaacattaaagctgatctaccccctaaaaaactaTCTAAAAGGCCTGTCAACAAAAGAATTCCGCCATCTGACTGTACAGCACATTTTCTATATTGTGGGTTACGGTCGGGTGCGGCCcgcagattttcactttatcacatatagtcgggagGTGAATGGGTTATTCGCAATTGCGGGCAGGTGTGGGttaacaaacagctgacccatgCATCACTAGTCTGCGTGTCAATATGTTTGTATTGTATTAATCAGTATGTCAATGATCAgagtctttgtctctctctatctgtcagcTGGAGGGTGATAGCGGAGAGGGTGAGGTAGAGGATGATGAAGATTGTTTCCCCTCCCTCCTGCCTGACATGGGCGAGCGCGATGGACGCACCCCTGAAGTCTTTTCACACATTGATGAGTTCGGAATGCTCAGTGCCTCAAAGGGGGCGGCGGCCTCAATGAATCGGGACCTCTCATTGACCGGCCTGGGTGGACTGGGCTTTGCTGGCTTAGGACTGGCCAATCATGAGAGTGCGGGACTTCTGGTTGCCTTGGAGAAGCAGCGTGTGGAGCTTGAGAAGCAGCGTCTGGCTGTGGAAACGGAGCGGCTAGCGGTGGAGAGGGAGCGCCTCCTACTGGAGAAGGAGAGACTGAGTCAATCGGATGTGGAGAGAGCGAGGTTGCAGCTGGAGAAAGAGCGATTGCAGCTGGAGAAAGAGCAACTTCGGGTGTTGCTCATGAACCAATCAGAACGGGCCGCTGCTCCCCCCCAGCAAAGCCCTCCCTCCTCGTCCACCCCCACCCctaacaccacctcttcctctgcTGTGGCTGGACAGAATGAGAGAAAGGGGAATAAACCCTGGCTTTCTATGATAGATCTGGAGGGCGAGAGACTGAGGCTGGAGAAGGAGAGATTGCAGTTAGAGAAAGAGAGGCTGCAGTTCTTTAAGTTTGAGTCTGGACGACtgcagatagagagggagagactagaggtggagagggagagaatgcaGCTTCACAAGGATCAAAgtcactgagagggagagagaggaaggatagcatcaaattgtatttgtcacaggtGTGGACTAACGGTGAAATGCTTAGGGGCCCTtcacaacaatgcagagagaaagaaaatagaaaagTGTAACACGTAATAATAGATACGCAATGAGTAAAgaaaacttggctatatacaaggggtacaaGTGCCGAGTCGATATGCagtggtacgaggtaattgaggtatatatgtacatataactaggaatgaAGTAACAGATAGTAAactgtagcagcagcgtatgtggtgagcaTTAAGGGATATCTACGAGATAAGTACCTGGAGGAAGAGCAAAAGAAGGGGGGGGTTTATCTCAGTGTAGGCAGGCCAGATATCAGCCTCTATGAGCGGTTATCTCCATGGTCCAGTGaggctctctcctccctctcctgtctgtTTCTGACAGCTCCAAGGGCTTGTTACTGTTCAGTCTGATCCACAATGGTTGAAATGAGGTGCACAGCTCAACCAATCAGACAAtcaaactgaccttagatcagcagGGCGTCTTCATACATCTCCAGGTTGATGACAGAGGATTTTATCCAGTTTTATTTCCTGTAGAGGCGGGACCAAGACTGAAACTGCCACTCAAACTCAGTAGCCTCGTCCAACCACATAAACAAATCTCACTGCCAATTATTCTGTTATGTCTGTGGACTTTGTTGCATTAAAAGGGGGATTCTTTCAATTCAAAAGAGCGGTTAATTTAACAAAGATAATCTGTGTCTGTACAATGTGTGTTTTTGTATAAAGTGAGTGGTTGTGTACTGGGAGAAACTGTTTTGTCCCTGGAAAAGTTGTGTGTAGCTCAGTAGTACCATCCATGTACTGCACAGGAAGTGAATGTAATGTAGAATAGCTGTAAACTCAAAGCACAAAATGCTCTATGTGTGACTGTTCAAACCAGTGTCATATCAGGCCTTAcagagatgttttttttttttttttaccaaaccGTTTTCTTTTATAATAGTTTTATTTTGATAGTTGGTGTGGTTTGGTACTATGATGGAATGTTTTGTGTGGTGTTCTATAATAACCCAGTCGTCCAAGGAAATAGTTGAATATCTCTGCTGGTTCACCCGTTGTCCAAGGAAAGAGTTGAATAActatttaaaagtaaaaaaaaaaagagatgtATTATGTTTTTGCCTATATGTTTTCTGCATTGCCTTTAAGACTCAAAGGATATAAATGAATAGGGTGTTTTTTCTTTATTCTTCCTGTTTTTAAGAATGCATCTGGTGTGACCCCACATTCACACTTAAATCACCTGATATAGACAcaaagtgcattcagaaagtattcagactgcttccctttttccacattttgttatgttagagccttattctaaaagtgattaaatgtttttcctcatcaatctaaacactaccccataatgacaaagggaaaacaggtttttagaaatttttgcaaattaaaaaaattaataaaaaacatcttatttacatcagtattcagtccctttgctatgagactcgaaattgagttcgggtgcatcctgtttccatcgatcatccttgagatgtttctacaacttgattgaagtcaacctgtggtaaattcaattgattggacatgatttggaaaggcacacacctgtctatataaggtcccacagttgactgcatgtcagagcaaaaactaagccatgaggttgaaggaattgtccgtagagctctgagacaggattgtgtcgaggggaagggttccaaaaaatgtctgcagcgttgaaggtcccaagaacacagtggcctccatcattcttaaatggaagaagtttggaaccaccacaactcttcctagagctgaccgcccagccaaactgagcaatcgggggagaagg contains these protein-coding regions:
- the LOC121567798 gene encoding myb/SANT-like DNA-binding domain-containing protein 4 codes for the protein MSLSLSESLCKTSVSPSLSPSLLDLSRSPSACAPLLTARLDFLQMKQLKRKRKSNYSVRETQTLIREIHKRRDVLFSRQQNTAINELKRRAWEEVAGGVNALGEGELRTASEVKRRYLDWRSLMKRNQLRAERSLSTGLKAEYDPSSPEHDASLGSGDQSLDLSGFPKESQCDWQDLADLGEPSGHSMSTGVKMEEEEEANGYRLEGDSGEGEVEDDEDCFPSLLPDMGERDGRTPEVFSHIDEFGMLSASKGAAASMNRDLSLTGLGGLGFAGLGLANHESAGLLVALEKQRVELEKQRLAVETERLAVERERLLLEKERLSQSDVERARLQLEKERLQLEKEQLRVLLMNQSERAAAPPQQSPPSSSTPTPNTTSSSAVAGQNERKGNKPWLSMIDLEGERLRLEKERLQLEKERLQFFKFESGRLQIERERLEVERERMQLHKDQSH